From the Leptotrichia sp. oral taxon 221 genome, one window contains:
- a CDS encoding cation-translocating P-type ATPase has protein sequence MWFTKSQEAVLKELNVNSKTGLSTEEAKNRLEKYGLNKLKGKPKKSLLQLFLAQLKDVLIYVLIGAAVINIIAHGTEGIPDALIILAVVLINALVGVIQESKAEKALEALQQMTAPKSLVRRNGEVIEINSEELVPGDILIIDAGRYIPADVRLIESANLQIQESSLTGESVPSEKNADFITSDEKISVGDKENMAFMSTIAIYGRGEGVVVATAMDTEIGKIAKILDEDENMLTPLQIKLEELGKTLGYGALAICGIIFVVGMLQGRQVVEMFMTSISLAVAAIPEGLVAIVAIVLSLGVKSMSRKNAIVRKLPAVETLGAVNIICSDKTGTLTQNKMTVVKTYTLDNLKDISDERNQKANVDETELIRSFVLCSDASIDGGQDVGDPTEVALVVLGDKFNLEKNTLNAEYKRVGENPFDSDRKLMSTLNEEGNKFRVHTKGAIDNILMRSNRILVNGEILSITDEAKAKILKVAENMSDDALRVLGVAFKDVNTEIAPEEMEKDLVVVGIVGMIDPPRIEVKGSIEEAKRAGITPIMITGDHKNTAVAIAKELGIATDISQSLTGSEIDSIPDEKFAKEINNYRVFARVSPEHKVKIVRAFKKQGNIVSMTGDGVNDAPSLKSADIGVAMGITGTDVSKGASDMILTDDNFTTIVHAIEEGRNIYNNIKKTIMFLLSCNLGEVLCVFFATVFGWAMPLVPTQLLWVNLITDTLPAISLGMDPGDKDVMNRKPRDPKESFFAEGAGMRAIVGGVLIGILTLVAFYLGIIHFGDVSIKEAKDGTEIVTYGRTMAFIVLTFSQLFYSLSMRNSKKTIFEVGFFGNMFLIISIIISIILQVLLISIPPIAEMFKVTALDPSHWGMVIGLSLIPFAINEIIKVVTRGKSE, from the coding sequence ATGTGGTTTACTAAATCACAAGAGGCTGTTTTAAAGGAATTAAATGTTAATTCTAAAACAGGATTATCAACGGAGGAAGCAAAAAATAGGCTTGAAAAATATGGTCTAAATAAATTGAAAGGGAAACCAAAAAAAAGTTTATTACAATTATTTTTAGCACAATTAAAAGATGTGTTAATTTATGTATTGATTGGTGCAGCTGTAATTAATATTATTGCACATGGAACAGAAGGAATACCGGATGCATTAATAATTTTAGCGGTTGTTTTAATTAATGCGTTAGTTGGGGTTATTCAAGAGTCAAAAGCTGAAAAGGCGTTGGAAGCATTACAACAAATGACTGCTCCAAAAAGTTTAGTTAGAAGAAATGGTGAAGTTATAGAAATTAATTCAGAAGAATTAGTGCCAGGAGATATTTTAATAATTGATGCAGGAAGATATATTCCAGCAGATGTTAGACTTATTGAAAGTGCTAATTTACAAATTCAAGAGTCATCATTAACAGGAGAATCAGTTCCAAGTGAAAAAAATGCAGACTTTATTACTTCAGATGAAAAAATATCTGTTGGAGATAAAGAAAATATGGCATTTATGTCTACAATAGCAATTTATGGTAGAGGAGAAGGAGTTGTTGTTGCAACAGCGATGGATACTGAAATTGGTAAGATTGCGAAAATATTAGATGAAGATGAAAATATGTTGACACCATTGCAAATTAAGTTGGAGGAATTAGGAAAAACTCTAGGTTATGGAGCTTTGGCAATTTGTGGAATTATTTTTGTTGTAGGAATGTTACAAGGTAGACAAGTTGTAGAAATGTTTATGACTTCAATAAGTTTGGCGGTTGCGGCAATTCCAGAAGGATTGGTTGCGATTGTAGCGATTGTATTGTCATTAGGTGTAAAATCCATGTCTAGAAAAAATGCAATTGTTAGAAAATTACCAGCAGTAGAAACATTGGGAGCTGTAAATATCATATGTTCAGACAAAACTGGTACATTAACTCAAAACAAAATGACAGTTGTAAAAACTTATACTTTGGATAATTTAAAAGATATTTCAGATGAAAGAAATCAAAAAGCAAATGTAGATGAAACTGAATTAATTAGATCATTCGTATTATGTTCAGATGCTTCAATTGATGGTGGACAAGATGTTGGAGATCCAACAGAAGTTGCATTAGTAGTATTAGGTGACAAATTTAATTTAGAAAAAAATACATTGAATGCTGAATATAAAAGGGTTGGAGAAAATCCATTTGATTCTGACAGAAAATTAATGTCAACATTAAATGAAGAAGGTAATAAATTTAGAGTACATACAAAAGGTGCGATTGACAATATTTTGATGAGATCGAATAGAATTTTAGTAAATGGAGAAATTTTGTCAATAACAGATGAAGCTAAAGCGAAAATATTGAAAGTGGCTGAAAATATGTCAGATGATGCTTTAAGAGTGTTAGGAGTTGCTTTTAAAGATGTTAATACAGAAATTGCTCCTGAAGAAATGGAAAAAGATTTAGTTGTTGTTGGTATAGTTGGAATGATTGATCCGCCTAGAATAGAAGTAAAAGGTTCAATAGAAGAAGCTAAAAGAGCTGGAATAACACCAATTATGATTACAGGAGATCACAAAAATACAGCAGTTGCGATTGCTAAAGAATTAGGAATTGCGACAGATATTAGTCAAAGTTTGACAGGTTCAGAAATTGACTCGATTCCAGATGAAAAATTTGCGAAAGAAATCAATAATTATAGAGTGTTTGCGAGAGTTTCTCCAGAACATAAAGTTAAAATTGTAAGAGCGTTTAAAAAGCAAGGAAATATTGTTTCAATGACTGGAGATGGAGTAAATGATGCACCATCGCTAAAATCAGCTGATATTGGTGTTGCAATGGGAATTACAGGAACAGATGTTTCTAAAGGTGCGAGTGATATGATTTTAACAGATGATAATTTTACTACAATAGTTCATGCAATTGAAGAAGGAAGAAATATTTATAACAATATTAAAAAGACAATTATGTTCTTGCTTTCTTGTAACTTAGGAGAAGTATTATGTGTGTTTTTTGCAACAGTATTTGGATGGGCAATGCCGTTAGTTCCAACTCAATTATTATGGGTAAACTTAATAACTGACACGTTACCAGCAATTTCATTGGGAATGGACCCAGGTGATAAAGATGTTATGAATAGAAAACCAAGAGATCCAAAGGAAAGTTTCTTTGCAGAAGGTGCTGGAATGAGAGCGATTGTTGGAGGAGTTTTAATAGGAATATTAACATTAGTAGCATTTTATTTAGGAATTATTCATTTTGGAGACGTTTCTATAAAAGAAGCAAAAGATGGTACAGAAATAGTTACTTACGGAAGAACAATGGCATTTATAGTGCTTACTTTCTCTCAATTATTTTATTCATTATCAATGAGAAATAGTAAAAAAACTATATTTGAAGTAGGATTCTTCGGTAACATGTTTTTAATAATTTCAATTATAATAAGTATTATATTACAAGTTTTATTAATTTCAATCCCACCAATTGCAGAAATGTTTAAAGTAACAGCATTAGATCCAAGTCATTGGGGAATGGTAATCGGACTTTCATTAATTCCATTTGCAATAAATGAAATTATAAAAGTTGTTACAAGAGGAAAAAGTGAATAA
- a CDS encoding ABC transporter substrate-binding protein — MKKILTLLSLMTLMILSCGNGNTSQEKKSDSASTGGSKKYRIGITQIVAHPALDSAREGFKAAFKEAGIDADFDEKNANGEAATANLIANSFVSSKVDLIYSIATSTTQAAAQSTNTIPVVFSAITDPESAGILKNNVTGVSDRVDIKQQLQLLLKLDSKIKKVGVIYNSSEQNSKVQVDDLKAAAKELGIEVVEKSVIQASEIPQAADALTRESDAIYLPTDNLVASVVNLLTDKATAAKKIVFGAESAHVKGGALITQGIDYYEMGKQAGKIAIDILKNGKKPSEIKYQRMSLNDIVVNGKTMAALGITLPEDIKSKAKIIN; from the coding sequence ATGAAAAAAATATTAACATTATTAAGTCTTATGACATTAATGATATTAAGTTGTGGAAATGGGAACACTAGTCAGGAGAAAAAAAGTGATTCTGCTTCAACGGGAGGTTCTAAAAAATATAGAATAGGAATTACTCAAATTGTAGCACATCCAGCATTAGACAGTGCTAGAGAAGGATTTAAAGCGGCTTTTAAAGAGGCGGGAATCGATGCAGATTTTGATGAAAAAAATGCAAATGGAGAAGCAGCAACAGCAAATTTGATAGCAAATAGCTTTGTTAGTTCAAAAGTGGATTTAATTTATTCTATTGCAACAAGTACAACTCAAGCTGCAGCACAATCGACAAATACAATACCAGTAGTATTTTCAGCGATAACTGATCCAGAATCAGCAGGAATTTTGAAAAATAATGTAACAGGAGTAAGTGACAGAGTAGATATCAAACAACAATTACAATTATTGTTGAAATTGGATAGTAAAATAAAAAAAGTAGGTGTTATTTACAATTCTTCAGAACAAAATTCAAAAGTTCAGGTTGATGATTTAAAAGCAGCAGCAAAAGAATTAGGTATAGAAGTAGTAGAGAAAAGTGTTATTCAAGCTAGCGAAATTCCCCAAGCAGCAGATGCTTTAACAAGAGAATCTGATGCAATTTATTTGCCAACTGATAATTTAGTAGCTTCAGTAGTAAATCTTTTGACAGATAAAGCAACAGCAGCGAAAAAAATAGTTTTTGGTGCTGAATCTGCACATGTAAAAGGTGGAGCATTGATTACACAAGGAATAGATTATTACGAAATGGGTAAACAAGCTGGTAAAATAGCAATTGATATTTTGAAAAATGGTAAAAAACCTTCAGAAATTAAATATCAAAGAATGTCTTTAAATGATATTGTTGTAAATGGAAAAACAATGGCAGCATTAGGAATTACATTGCCAGAGGACATAAAATCAAAAGCTAAAATAATAAATTAA
- a CDS encoding ABC transporter substrate-binding protein, protein MKKFLILAMSALMVFACGKKSSENNSTAEKSTTQTQTAGKTYKIGVTQFMTHPSLDLVKKGFEKAFEEAGIKADFDEKNANGEVTTANLIASNYKADKKDLVFGIATPSAQALANNITDIPVLFSAVTDPAVAKILNKNVTGTSDKLENVGEQLDILLKLKPGVKKIGVLYNTSEQNSIVQVEEIKKQAQAKHLEVVVQGVTNFGELAQATKNLVASTDALYLPTDNLVVSSISLIASEAINAKKPVVSSENSSVELGALFTMGLDYYELGKRTGEMAIEILKGKPVSDIPFETSKKMKLYVNEDTAKALGIDVKNPALANAEIIKKK, encoded by the coding sequence ATGAAAAAATTTTTAATATTAGCCATGAGTGCGTTAATGGTTTTTGCATGTGGAAAAAAGAGTAGTGAAAACAACTCTACAGCTGAAAAATCAACCACTCAAACACAAACAGCAGGAAAAACTTATAAAATTGGTGTTACACAATTTATGACACATCCGTCATTGGATTTAGTAAAAAAAGGATTTGAAAAAGCCTTTGAAGAAGCTGGAATTAAAGCAGATTTTGATGAAAAAAATGCGAATGGAGAAGTAACAACAGCAAACTTAATCGCAAGTAATTATAAAGCAGATAAAAAGGATTTAGTATTTGGTATAGCAACGCCTTCGGCACAAGCATTGGCAAATAATATAACAGATATACCAGTATTGTTTTCAGCAGTAACTGATCCAGCTGTAGCAAAAATATTAAATAAAAATGTAACAGGAACAAGTGATAAATTAGAAAATGTTGGAGAACAATTAGATATTCTTTTAAAATTAAAACCAGGAGTAAAAAAAATAGGAGTTTTATATAATACTTCTGAACAAAATTCAATTGTGCAAGTTGAAGAAATTAAAAAACAAGCACAAGCTAAACATTTAGAAGTTGTAGTCCAAGGTGTAACAAATTTTGGTGAATTAGCACAAGCAACTAAAAATTTAGTAGCTTCAACAGATGCTTTATATTTGCCAACTGATAATTTAGTTGTTTCAAGTATAAGCTTGATAGCTTCGGAAGCTATAAATGCTAAAAAACCAGTAGTATCAAGTGAAAATTCATCTGTTGAATTAGGAGCTTTATTTACAATGGGATTAGATTATTATGAATTAGGTAAGAGAACTGGAGAAATGGCAATTGAAATTTTAAAAGGAAAACCAGTTTCAGATATACCATTTGAAACATCGAAAAAAATGAAATTATACGTAAATGAAGATACAGCAAAAGCTTTAGGAATCGATGTAAAAAATCCTGCATTGGCAAATGCTGAAATCATTAAAAAGAAATAA
- a CDS encoding ABC transporter ATP-binding protein: MIELKNVYKTFFSELGTEKQVFKGLNFTIEDGDFISIIGSNGAGKSTLLNVLNGSVVPDSGEIILNGTNITTIERHKRAKWISQVYQNPTVGTAPSMTVLENLSMAKNKGKKFNFTFGLDTKNIGYYKELLATIGLGLEKQLFTQVGLLSGGQRQCLSLIMATLNRPDILLLDEHTAALDPQTSEIILEKTKEVIERNNITSLMITHNMQDAITYGNRLIMLHAGEVIFDIKGEAKKQLTVEKLLEMFKTKDAKLSDKDVF, encoded by the coding sequence ATGATAGAATTAAAAAATGTATATAAAACTTTCTTCTCAGAATTGGGAACTGAAAAACAAGTGTTTAAAGGATTGAATTTTACTATAGAGGATGGAGACTTTATTTCGATAATTGGAAGTAATGGAGCTGGTAAATCAACTTTATTAAATGTTTTGAATGGTTCTGTTGTTCCAGACAGTGGTGAGATAATCTTGAATGGTACGAATATCACAACCATTGAAAGACACAAAAGAGCAAAATGGATTTCACAAGTTTATCAAAATCCAACAGTGGGAACAGCGCCTTCAATGACAGTTTTAGAAAATTTATCAATGGCTAAAAATAAAGGGAAAAAATTCAATTTTACTTTTGGATTAGATACAAAAAATATAGGATATTACAAAGAACTGTTAGCAACAATAGGATTAGGGCTAGAAAAACAATTGTTTACTCAAGTTGGATTACTATCTGGAGGACAAAGACAATGTTTATCATTGATAATGGCTACTTTAAATCGTCCTGATATACTATTGTTAGATGAACATACAGCAGCACTTGATCCTCAAACTTCAGAAATTATTTTGGAAAAAACAAAAGAAGTAATTGAAAGAAATAATATTACAAGTTTGATGATAACTCATAATATGCAAGATGCGATAACTTATGGGAATAGATTGATTATGCTTCATGCAGGAGAAGTTATTTTCGATATAAAAGGTGAAGCAAAAAAACAATTGACAGTAGAAAAATTACTTGAAATGTTTAAGACAAAAGATGCGAAATTATCTGATAAAGATGTATTTTAG
- a CDS encoding ABC transporter permease — MNELLVFIQSLPEALKTGFIYSIMVMGVYITYKILDFPDMSVDATFPLGGFIFAAFSLSKNGFFGITNPFIGLILAVIGGMIAGYLTGALHVYLKINGLLSGILVMTGFYSINSRIVGVPNVFISSERNIFELISYEKSFIPFVLVTIILLVLKGFYDYQIKENKYVIRTMIVYVIATIGLFVYVVTTKDIKLMFVIIVAFAIKMILDYILTSKFGFALRALGNNEELVVSLGVNEKRLKILGLMISNGLVALSGALFAQNMKVADLISGTGTLVIGLAAIILGLGVLKKSRLINEISIITIGSLMYYFIINLALMSNSWTKNLYQTLKFNDSLISTLEIKPTDVKIITAVILTIILWNETAKKLKKGKKKAKAMKIKRGEGK; from the coding sequence ATGAACGAATTATTAGTATTTATACAAAGTTTGCCTGAGGCTTTAAAAACAGGATTTATTTATTCAATTATGGTTATGGGAGTTTACATAACATATAAAATACTTGATTTCCCTGATATGTCAGTAGATGCGACATTTCCGTTAGGAGGATTTATATTTGCAGCGTTTTCTTTATCAAAAAATGGATTTTTTGGAATTACAAATCCGTTTATAGGACTTATTTTAGCAGTTATTGGTGGAATGATAGCAGGTTATTTAACAGGAGCGTTACATGTTTATTTAAAAATTAACGGATTATTATCTGGAATTTTAGTAATGACGGGATTTTACAGTATAAACTCTAGGATTGTCGGTGTTCCAAATGTGTTTATTTCATCAGAAAGAAATATTTTTGAGTTAATTTCTTATGAAAAAAGTTTTATTCCGTTTGTATTGGTAACTATAATTTTATTGGTTCTAAAAGGATTCTACGATTATCAAATAAAAGAAAACAAATATGTAATAAGAACAATGATTGTTTATGTAATTGCTACAATTGGACTTTTTGTTTATGTAGTAACAACAAAAGATATTAAATTAATGTTTGTTATAATTGTTGCATTTGCAATAAAAATGATTCTAGATTATATTTTAACTTCAAAATTCGGATTTGCGTTGAGAGCACTGGGAAATAATGAAGAGTTAGTGGTTAGTTTAGGTGTTAATGAAAAAAGATTGAAAATATTAGGATTGATGATATCTAATGGATTGGTTGCATTGTCAGGTGCATTGTTTGCACAAAATATGAAAGTTGCTGACTTGATTTCAGGGACAGGAACATTGGTAATTGGATTGGCAGCGATAATTCTTGGATTAGGAGTTTTGAAAAAATCAAGATTAATAAACGAAATTTCTATAATAACAATTGGTTCATTGATGTACTATTTCATAATAAATTTAGCTTTGATGTCAAACAGCTGGACAAAAAATCTATATCAAACGCTTAAATTCAATGATAGTTTAATTAGTACATTGGAAATCAAACCAACAGATGTTAAAATCATAACAGCAGTAATTTTAACAATTATTTTGTGGAATGAAACAGCTAAAAAATTGAAAAAAGGTAAGAAAAAAGCAAAAGCAATGAAAATTAAGAGAGGAGAAGGAAAATAA